AACTTTTAACACGTTGTCAGCATTTGTACTTAGTGGGACACATCCTAGGGCCTGCTGTATCCTGCAAAGTATAGAATATTGgaatcagaaggaagctttcttttCTCCCTACTGTTTACAGTCTTTCTGGGAGGAAAAAGACCCAAGATTTGTAGTCATTGAGATGTTCATTAACCTGGTCACATTCATCACTAATCCATTTCAGCTCTGAGGATGTTTAGTTTCAGTCCTCTTCTAGGTTTGCATGCTTCAGAAGTTCTTAGCACTGAGTATCCCTAGAACTTTCTTCTCCCATATCTTCCCTAACTTTTCTTCCTGGCTCATCCTTCCCTGTACACTCTTTCTGCCTTTGTCTTCAGTACTTCCCTGTCTTTTCCCATTCAGTGTAAATGTTCAGTAAGATTCTGTTGGCCTTCCTGTGTTGGATTTCACCTGTGgtattaattgctttttttttttttttctttttgtcacagccttttttttttgtcctgggAGAAGCACCTTGATCCGTGCTTTCTCCCCACATAATCTGAGCTGTTTGGTCAAAGTCCCAAATGATAGGTATACATTTATGGCACCCAGGGTCTGTACTTTGAGCTCCAGCCTCTCTCGAGCTTCGCTTTTCATTTTCAGGTGCCTGTTAGGCATCGCTACCCTCCTGTCCCATAGGCCCTTCAAACTCAACCTATCTGAAATTGAAGTCATCATCTCCCCTCACAAATCTGAGTGTTGTTTCTGATCTTTAGGATGTTACTCTCTAACAATATCTAAGTCATCattctacatcttttttttttttttttgagagggattcttgctcagtcgcccaggctggagtgcagaggcgcgatctcagctcactgcaagctccgcgtctggggttcacgccattctcctgcctcagcctcccaagtagctgggactacaggcgcccgccaccacgcccggctaattttttgcatttttagtagagatggggtttcactgtgttagtcaggatggtctcaatctcctaaccttgtgatctgcccaccttggctcccaaagtgctgggattacaggcgtgagccaccacgcccggccatcatTCTACATCTTATCTGTCTTTGATTTTCCAACACTTTTCTTCTGAGGCCTGTAGTTGGTATCCAAGTGAAGTCATTCATTGATTCCTTCAACATACAGAGATGCCcagtatgtgtcaggcactgttctttGGATTGATTACATTTTAATAAGTAAATCAAGACATCGATGCTGCCCCAGTGGAGTTGATAATGTCCTCACCTCGTTTCAAAGGTGAAGAAGTTGGACAGGTCAGTGAGCCATAACCAGGTCCTGATTGTACTTTGGTGTGGTCTTTGAATGTCTTCCATTGTGAGATCTTTCCCACGTAATTATGTTAATACAGCTCAGATTAATTGCTGGAACATTCCTAATCATAGTAAGTATTGTTTGTAATGTTTGAACTGGTTATGGTTCATAAAGCAATCTTGAGCCAAGCTAAGTCAACATCAGTGGTTTCAAGTTGGTTCAGAAAGGAGAGATGGACTAAATTACAAATAATGCATAACCACCCTGAAGTCATGcgattattaattttttagagaGGGTTGGAGGAAGAGATAAGGGCATGGAAGCCAGTTAACCATGGTATATGACTGGATGGAGACCTGGGGAGGGTTCatctgattttcattttagagagttGCCTTGGTAAGAATCAGAGTGCTTGGCCTATGTGCTTCTATTTGTGGGGACTCTTCAGATTGATGAAGCAACGCTGCTTATATACCTGCATTGATTGCTGGATAAGGCTGGAGACTAAAGACAGAATGAGGTTCATTGGTACAATATTGTAGAGAAAAGaatattataatgaaaacattaaaaatgatgtcACTGGTTATCCAGGGTTCTGGGAAATCAATGGAGTTGAGATTTTCCTTTTGTTGACAAGATATAGTTGTCAATCTGAGTTCTCTAAAAAGTTGGAATAATGTCTACTTGTTTcacttttagaaaaatagaaagtaatgCTGTGTGGCTTATCAGTCATTGCAGCTTGAAACATCATCCCCAGATcttgtctttttcctttaaatgaaGATGAGAGCACAGATAAGTAGTATAGAAGGCATTAGAATCAGACTGCAGGTGGACTAAATCACCTTTAATACTGATCGTACTTAATAAGGGGTCCTTttgaaaatggtatttttttagccaggcgtggcggtgggcgcctgtagtcccagctactcgggaggctgaggcaggagaaaatgacatttttgtaCAAGTGTCTTATTCACAGAAGTTGTGACGTGAACAAAGGTGCGTCACATTTTGAATCACCCAAACACATGTgctttttcaagaaaataaagatccTGCAAGTTACCAAGTGATGTGATATTATCACTTCAATACTAGGTGATAAGCAAACGCTTATTATATTAAAAGAGAATATTAGAAAATAGTATATTAGGAGTGCGCCTTAAGGACATTTTGTTACATTGAGTGACcttttcaaaacagaaatcaGAATCACTCCTTTGAGAAAAACAATAGATAAAGATTGACTGGAGAAGCCACTGttatttattacattaaaatgaaggGAAAGTTCAATAATGAAATCAATGCTTTGGATCTTTTTGTGATCCCTGTAAGAATTTATAGTGCTCatacattcttttactttttttacttcCTTATAAACTGATAGAATTGGggtcagaaaaaataataagtggCATAATCATACTTTTGGCTATTTGTGTcagaacataatttttaaatacattttcatgaaTCACTGGTTCTTCCTAGAAACAATTTACATGTGAAAGTGGATAATGATAGGCAGGAAAGATGGTTTGAGAAACTATACCGTAATGCTTTGTAGGCTGCTTTGATCTTTATAGATAGGAGTTTTATTACATAGCCTGTATTGTGGAAAAATACTGAAGCCTGTTAAAAATGTAGATCAGGTTCCCATAATCATCAGTGTTTCAGAAGGTAATTTTTTCCTAGATAAACTCATTAAACTTACGTTGGAATGAATGATTTGATAgattataaaaattgtttaactcatatgcatatttttaaatgtttgattgttttgttttgttttttggttcacATCGGCAGCCACCCATGGGAAACTGTTACAACAGCTGCAATGCAGAAATACCCAAACCCTATGAACCCAAGTGTGGTTGGAGTTGATGTGTTGGACAGACATATAGATCCCTCTGGAAAGTTGCACAGCCACAGACTTCTCAGCACAGAGTGGGGACTGCCTTCCATTGTGAAGTCTGTAAGTGTGTCTTTATTCCTGGAGAAATGGGACTGCTGTTGAGAAGTTTTCTAAACCGCATTATACTTTCAAATAGGTTGTGGGAGCCTATTCTGAATGTCATTTTTTTGCATCCGTTCAAGTTGTATTATAATAAACTTGAATTATGAGTGTATAATGAATTGGAAATATTATTACAGTCTTCATGAAGGCACCCGATAAAATTTTCTTAAGGAAGCCAGCTAATGCTGTGTAATCTGAAAGGAGTTATATtctgctttttctgcttttgccAGCAACTTGAGACCAATACTAAGATTTGGCAGTAATGGTCTGGTCATAATTGTTAGGTGACAGTTCTGTGGTCAGTGGTGGGTTATGTACCTTAAGGAGTATGTTCTCGGACTTGTTATTGCCACATTTGTTCCAAGGTCTGGAATTCCTTCCTGTACATTTAGAAAATTCTGTTCCCTTAAGAATGAACAGGCTTTAGTGAGCAGATTTTACCAGGAAGAAACTAGAATGCCAGTTTACCATAATGTGAGAAAACTGGTGTAATAAGTGGATCCAGGTTTCTTTAGAGGGTCTCTTTATGGAGAGTAGGTTCACCAAGAAAACTAAAGTACATGTTTTCAATAGGAATGTACTTACTGCCTCCTTTATGCAAACCATAGTGCAGACACAGAAATGAGCAGAGCTGGAGGTGGGCTTAGGGTCATAGCACAGGGAGTGACAGTGGACACTGATGTGTGATCCTCCATCGTGAGAAAGCTGTTTTTCTGTCTGAAGAATGAAGCTGAGGTGCCCCCTCCCTTGGGCTGTTCTAGGACGATGCTGATAGATGCCTTTGAGTTCTCCTTTTTCTAGCTGCCATGTTGCCCCAAACCTGATTTCCATATTTCAGCCTCAGCGCTCCACTGTCGCACTGCGGCAGATTCAGGGTGGTGCCTCACGCTGCAGACATTCTCGGTGGGCTGGTTTCTAATTGCCCCTGGGAAAAGTTTTTGTGTCTGGCAGTCTCCTCTCATCCATGATATGTGAGTAGGCCTCCTTTCTGACCTTTGTTTCCTCTCGTTTTTAGGAAGCAGATTTTTGGTTCAAAATATTGtaacacattttttccttcaaataaaatattggtaCACTTGGTAAGAAATTCTTCCTCCTCTGATTCCTAATTCTGAATGTTTTACTTAGCTTATTGGTGCAGCAAGAACGAAAACATATGTGCAAGAACATTCTGTAGTTGATCCTGTAGAGAAAACAATGGAACTTAAATCTACTAATGTAAGTCTTGGCttccttttgtttcatttctaactATCTGGCTGagttctttgtctctctcctagTTGCCATAGAAGTGAGTGCATGTTCATGGTGTGGTTCAGAGAATCCCTGCTTATGTGCTGGCCTGACTTGGCCCTGGGTGTCGCTTCCAAACTTCCTGCTCTCATGATCCTGCCTATCTCTAAGGGGATGGCACTcaataaaatgagtttgggatTATgtgtattatcattattatactttatttcctcaactttactttttaaataaaaagtagacaGTGAATAGTTTATGCAGTAATAGCAgcagtttgtttgttgttttatatgtttagtaaGATTTTGGCTTGTGTGTTGATTTTGGCAACATTTTGAATCTTCAGTTCCAAAAtgatttgaccttttttttttttttttcattctgtagaTTTCATTTACAAACATGGTTTCAGTAGATGAGAGACTTATATACAAACCACATCCTCAGGATCCAGACAAgtgagtaaaaaatattttaacaaatgcatTGTAAAGGGTGTTTAAGTTTTTTTTATCaagttttttgaaaatgaaagctgGATCATCTGAATCTGTATGAATATGTTTTGCTCCAGAACTGTTTTGACTCAAGAAGCCATAATCACTGTGAAAGGCGTTAGCCTCAGCAGTTACCTTGAAGGACTGATGGCAAGTACGATATCCTCAAACGCTAGTAAAGTAAGTGAGGCTGCTTCTTGGTTATTATCCCTGGTTCGTTTCGTGGGAATGGAATGGGGTGCTGACTGCACATGTGTCCTTGTAAGCCAACCCTTGCCAGTTCTACCATAGGAAACTGCAGCACATTGGACAGTTACTTACCAAGGCTCTGGGTTCACATCCAAGCTCTAACTTTTAGCCTTTTAACCTTGGGCAATTAAGTTAACCTTTCTATGCCTCCGTTTCCTGTTTTTGAAGTGGAGATTACCCATTTTACAGGGTTTGCATGgagtaaatgagataacatatggAAAGTGTGTAGCCTGGGGCCCAGCACTCAGGAAGTACTCAATGATGTGTAGCTGTGTGTCATTTAAAGCACTGTTTCTCAACCTTTTTCACTATTGTCTCCCCCCAACTCATTTGAGACATATTTTCCCTAATTGCCACCTCCATTAAGTTATgtaacatatacatatgtgtggaCTTTATACATAAAAGAGGGAAATTTTTTCCATCCCCCCCAAGAACCAATTTTTGCTTATTGAGAATGCATGATCTAAAACAGTAAGTTTAGAGAAAGATGCCTAATGCACTGTTGCATAACACATGGTTAATGTAGTTATCAGGAGATACTCATGGATGCCTTCTCTGTGCCATGCAGAGTGCTAGGCTAGACAGGGGATACAGCAGGGAGCAAAATAAATGTGGTTCCTGCCCTCGTGGAACTAAGAGGCAGGTGAAATTAATCACACAGCATTTCATTAGGAAAGAAAAGGTACAGAAAGGTATGAGAGTGCTTAATGAGTGTTCAGTAACTGATGTTTCTGCTGAGCGCCAAATGGGGGCAGGTGGATTGCGAGCGGTATGCCAAGAAAAGTGTTCTAGGTGGAGGAGCTgcgtgtgcaaaggccctggaacaggaagtggggagtgctCTGTTTTTCAAGGAACTGCATAGAACACTAGGAGAGAAGGGGTGAGGAGGGAGTTGAGGACCAGATCCCTTGTACAGGATTTTGGTTTacaatataaagaaaaggaatttgacCTTCTTGTCCCCCTAAAAAGGGGACCACTATAATCATGAAACAAACAAGACATTCTGTCATTGTAGATTCATTTGAGAACATCTTTTGCATACAAAATAAAAGTCAGTTTATGGATCAAGCCAGTTGCTCAAGGCATTTGATGTTTGCTAAAtaacattagaaaagaaaaagccaggacAAAAACATCTGTCATCCTGAGATTGAGTTAAACTTGTCATACTCCTTGTTACTTCCTGGTGTGTCATTAGTTCGATATATGCCTTTGCTCTCACTCAGTAACAATAAATGTATTGGATTTTTGTTTAAGGGCCGAGAAGCAATGGAATGGGTAATACATAAATTAAATGCTGAGATTGAAGAACTGACAGCCTCAGCAAGAGGAACCATAAGGACTCCAATGGCGGCAGCAGCGTTTGCAGAGAAGTGATCATGACAGCTGGTAGACAACATCGGGTACTCCAGGTCTCTCCAAGCtgactatatatttatttgttatttaaaaaatacaactatattttggggttttgttttttgtttttttataagaAGGTGTAAGGCTATGTGACTTGATCTAAACAGATGCAGGGCCTCTAAATAAAAGGGATCATCTGAAATTAATGTTGTTTGAAATTACTATCTTGATTTTGAGGGTTCcaatatttctgtgaaaactgAACAAGAACTTCTTGGAAACTGGTATTGATATTCAGTCTCCTTAAGGTAGAATTTTCAAGCTTTTCATACATTGGAACTCCACCTGACTTTGGACCAACCCCAGAACAGAGCAGAGCCACCTCCTATAGACACCCATTGCCCTGCTGCTGTACACTTCAACAGCTTGCACAAGGGAGCTCACTTAAAAGGAGAAATTGTGtagttgtaaaatattttttgtgtaaaATACCTTACTCTGCTATAAACCACCATTAAAAACCAGTGTTTTGATTTggtacttaaatatttttgtagtgaAAAATTATCACTGAAGTAACATGACTCCAACAAAAgtatggtttcatttttaaaagagtactGTATTGATTTGCCAAAGTTTTGTGACTTAGTAAAGGTATTAACTTCCTTGGATTTGTACTTTGTGATTTAGTATGCTGTGTCGTGGGCTGGTTATGTTAAccgaaaaaaataaagtaattaccTGAGTTTTGCAGCGCTCTAACTTAAACAGAAGAACAGCTGTTCACATCTTTTAGCATTTCACATTTGCCTAACTTAAAAATTGCCATGTGTCAAAATCATGGTTTTGTAATTGCTAAGGCATATGTCAGGTTATTTGAATATAATTACTTTTTGAAGTAATTGTGACCACAAAACATCTTTTTTACATGAAGGAGCATTTTACATTTGAGTAATTTGAAATTACTCAAATGATGTCTTGCTCTGAGGCATAAACCCCAGGTACTTACTGTTTTTAATAATATGGTGCCACTGCAGGatttgggggtggtggggaagaACAAGGATAATGGTAGGGGGAGGCTTGGCCTGAAACTAACCACTACGTGAATTGCACTGCAGGTTTTACTTATGGGAATTCCTTATTTGGGATGTCAGGAGGGCAGTTGCAAACTGAAAAACAATCTAGTAAATgtactttgttttatatattgtagCAGGCAATTAACCACTAAATAATAGCTTTGACATTTGCAATTGTTGCATAGAGTATTTTTGTTAGAAGATGATTAGCTCTTGCCTTTATTTTACAGTGCTTAGTGTGATAAACTTCTAGTCATGTTTTCTATCAAAGAGACCAgttaatatatgtacataaaccacagaaatagtataacaaactatttttaaattatcgtTTTCCTACTTAAACATTGTTTAGCTTAAGACTTCTTAGGACATTTGTAAAAGCAGGTTAAATTTAATAAggtttctgattatttttttgtAACCAGAGATAGTTTTTACAAGTGAAATAACATTTCAGCTAAATAAAATATCGCTAAATAATTGATACTTGATGAAAATCTGCTTTGTATAATTTCTGCAAATTATCCTTGTTCTGAAAAAGGTGTAATGACCTAATGATAGAGATTTTTAAATCCttatcctttgattttttttaaactctgaccTAATGATAAAACtctataaatttttcattttccagtgCAGTTAAACATAAATGCACAACAAGCAAATGAATTTAAGAGAACTAAACTGGAATAAGTGTTCATAAATGAAACCCTTGGACTATTTAACACTAAAGTTGATATGTGGATTAAGAAAAACTTTTGttaataaaaactttcttttaagtgatgtttttcctgattataatttctttttattaattaaagGTGAAGGGCAAaggcttcttttctttatgacaGAAACACTTTAATTCCTAGACTGTGAGCCTTCACTGCGTTGGGTTAGAGCTTCTATCACAGGCACTGAGATGAGCATTTTCCCGGCCCCGTGGCAGCTCCCCTGTGCCTCCAGTGAGTTTTCCACACATTTTTCTTCCCATCCATTACGGGCAACAGTGGCAACTGTTGCCTTACCCTCCCTCATGTCGCACATCGGAAGCAGGTCCTAGAACTACAGAAAACGCCAATCTCCACTGGGTTTCCAGGGTTTAGTGTCACTCCGAGAAAGGGGGTGCCCTAAGAGCCTTTCTAAATCTCAGCTCTCAGGACACGCTTGTCTGCCCACAGATATAAAAGAGCCGGCGGCGCCGTTTCCCTGAAGCGCGTGCAAAGCCAGGCTCTCGGGGCCGCCGTGCCCGCGCCGCCTCGCGTCTTCGCTTCCCGAAAGTACGCGACTCCGCGGCCCTCAGCAAGCGGAGCTGCCCCGGCCTTCTTGCCTTCTTGCCCCTGTCGCCCCCGCCGGGGCAATACGGAAGCTCCGGGACACACTCCCCGGGCGCTCTTGGAGCCAATAGGTGGGCGCGGCCGGCCGACCCGCCCGGGGATTGGCACCCGCAGTCCAGATCGCGCGCGCCCATTGGCTCCCGGCGCCGGGGGGCTTCCGCGGCAGGGCAGCAGGGGCCGTGCGCAGGGGCGGGGCCGGGTAGGAGGCGGCGATTGGCAGGTCCGCACGCCCCGCCCCTTCCGCTTCTGTGGTCTGCTCTTCCTGCGGCTGAACCGCCCGGCTGAGCCGACATTGTCGGCGTCTTAGCGATTCGGTCCGACGCGCTCCACTTTCGCTACAGCATGGTGGCCTACTGGCGACAGGCTGGACTCAGGTAGGCCCAGGCCTCCAGAGGGAAGGGCCCCGCGAGCCCGGCCCGCGCGCATCCCCGTGCCCAGAGGTCATACAGGACACGGAGCAGTGGCCCCACGCGTGACCGGGGTTCGGCCGAACCTCGGGCGTCGCCGCCAAGATGGCGTCGCTGTGGGCAAAGCGCTCAGGCAGGCGAGGCCTCGGCCTCGCGTGGGAGTGCGTCTGTGTACTGCCTCGCTTCCCACAGGTGCGGCCCAGCACCCGCACAGTGCCCGTGGACACCTTTGTGAATGGGAGGTTTCGAGAGAGAGAGGCCAGCTCTTACTCAGCAAACCTTTTTCTTCTAGAATGGTGCTGGAGCCAGGTGGTGAAAGTAGTACAGTCACATCCACCTCAGTAAACAGGAGATTTCTCTCCACGTGACAGGTGTTAGCCGCTTTGACTTTTAATCCAGCATCGAGATGGAGCCTTTTACaactttacacattttttttttaaactattaattcCTGTTGATCTCAGGTTTCCGTGTAAAAGGGGTGAAAGCCACTGGTAAACTATTCAGAGCTCCGCACAAAGGTGAGAGGTGGCTCCTGGAAAGCTCAAATATGGAACCCACTTGAGGACATGGTGTTTCAATAGTGGAGCCGCAAACCATTGGTCTAGGTgtcacatgtaattttttttacgCGTGCACCTGAGTGAGCAGAAGTACCTTGCTCCCGGTGACACACCTTGTTAGTTGACTAGATGGTGTAGCACTTTACATTTTGTGGGTACATGTGACTACACTACAACGGAGCTTCCCAACTTGCTGAGGTCAAGCAAGCGAAGTCTTGTAGAATTGGAAGGATGGAAGGTAGTAGATACCATTTATTAGGCAACCTACCCTGTGATCCATACCTTTTCGCACTTGTTTTTCCTCCTCCCAGCTATCAGCAGGACAGGTATTATCCttttattctattgttttttcAGGTGAATAAACATGCTGAAAAGGTTGAACAGCCTGAAGGTCACCAGTTAGTAAGAATGGAAGCAGGCATTGGAACTCATACCTCAGAGTCcccaaaataaattctaaaacatGAGAAAATTGCACCCCTCCCCACTTCCTGTTTTTCAAAAGTGGGAAAGGTGATCTGACATCTTTTGGAAACTACAACGTTGATGGGAGTCCATCTACCAAACAGGAAGCAGGTTTTACAATTTTGCTAGAATTGATGTTCTCAAAGCACTTTTCAGTGTAATTTAGAAATCTTGATTAGGAGGTATTTTCAGTGGCAGACTTGTAAGACAGAATTCATTTTTCTCAGAaaagagtttaaataatttagaaagaattGTTGTAATTCAAAATAGTTTTCTCTTAATTATGTATACCTCATTTTCCAAGAGTAATAAAAGTTTTAAG
This genomic interval from Theropithecus gelada isolate Dixy chromosome 10, Tgel_1.0, whole genome shotgun sequence contains the following:
- the PRELID3B gene encoding PRELI domain containing protein 3B isoform X2; the protein is MKIWTSEHVFDHPWETVTTAAMQKYPNPMNPSVVGVDVLDRHIDPSGKLHSHRLLSTEWGLPSIVKSISFTNMVSVDERLIYKPHPQDPDKTVLTQEAIITVKGVSLSSYLEGLMASTISSNASKGREAMEWVIHKLNAEIEELTASARGTIRTPMAAAAFAEK
- the PRELID3B gene encoding PRELI domain containing protein 3B isoform X1; its protein translation is MKIWTSEHVFDHPWETVTTAAMQKYPNPMNPSVVGVDVLDRHIDPSGKLHSHRLLSTEWGLPSIVKSLIGAARTKTYVQEHSVVDPVEKTMELKSTNISFTNMVSVDERLIYKPHPQDPDKTVLTQEAIITVKGVSLSSYLEGLMASTISSNASKGREAMEWVIHKLNAEIEELTASARGTIRTPMAAAAFAEK